In one Bacillus sp. PK3_68 genomic region, the following are encoded:
- a CDS encoding cysteine desulfurase family protein yields MIYFDNSATTKPYKEALATFIKTNEQFFGNPSSLHQLGMQADRLMTEARKQIASLIGGKPEEVVFTSGGTEANNLALKGAVLANRQRGDHIVTQQTEHPSVLNACRQLEELGFRVTYLPVDESGKVSVQELKEAMTDETIVVSIMHVNNETGAIQPIAEISQLLKGYPKALFHVDDVQGRGKVELDLDGIDLCSLSAHKFHGLKGSGVLYKKEGVKLSALLSGGDQERGWRSGTENTGGVAAMAKALRLTEEKRVKSVQEMRGIQQFLRTELERISGVTIHTPKTGCAPHILNFSIAGMKGEVLIHALEEQGCYLSTTSACSSRQKKTSTVLTAMGLPAAVADSSVRLSLSYKNTKEEAQTFIRVLKEIIPKLTKVQR; encoded by the coding sequence ATGATTTATTTTGATAATAGCGCAACGACAAAACCATACAAAGAAGCTTTGGCAACTTTTATAAAGACAAACGAGCAATTTTTTGGTAATCCCTCCTCTCTTCATCAGCTAGGCATGCAGGCGGATCGCCTGATGACGGAAGCTCGTAAGCAAATTGCTTCATTGATAGGCGGAAAGCCAGAAGAGGTAGTCTTTACTTCTGGGGGAACGGAGGCAAATAATTTAGCATTAAAAGGAGCGGTTCTTGCGAACAGGCAACGGGGAGATCATATCGTTACCCAGCAAACTGAACACCCTTCAGTGTTGAATGCGTGCCGGCAGCTTGAAGAGCTTGGATTTCGAGTAACCTACTTGCCGGTTGATGAATCGGGAAAAGTTTCTGTGCAAGAGCTGAAAGAAGCAATGACAGATGAAACGATTGTTGTTTCTATTATGCATGTTAATAATGAAACAGGGGCGATTCAGCCAATAGCGGAAATCAGCCAGCTGTTGAAAGGGTACCCGAAAGCTTTATTTCACGTGGACGATGTACAAGGCCGCGGGAAAGTAGAATTAGATCTTGACGGGATCGATCTTTGTTCTTTATCTGCGCACAAGTTTCACGGGTTAAAAGGAAGTGGTGTGCTGTACAAGAAAGAAGGAGTCAAGCTTTCTGCACTCTTATCCGGTGGCGATCAGGAAAGAGGCTGGCGGAGCGGCACAGAAAATACAGGCGGGGTTGCTGCCATGGCTAAGGCGCTGCGTCTGACAGAGGAAAAACGAGTGAAAAGCGTCCAAGAAATGAGGGGCATTCAGCAATTTTTGCGTACGGAACTGGAAAGGATCAGCGGGGTAACCATCCATACACCGAAAACAGGCTGTGCTCCCCATATTTTAAACTTTTCAATTGCTGGAATGAAAGGGGAAGTACTCATTCATGCTCTTGAAGAACAAGGTTGTTATTTATCTACAACGAGCGCCTGTTCCTCTAGACAGAAAAAAACGAGTACCGTATTAACAGCGATGGGACTGCCGGCAGCCGTAGCTGATAGCAGTGTCCGACTGAGCCTATCTTATAAGAATACAAAAGAAGAAGCGCAGACATTTATCCGGGTGTTAAAAGAAATCATTCCTAAACTAACGAAAGTCCAGAGGTGA
- a CDS encoding DUF1700 domain-containing protein, protein MKRNEFMKKLEAYLAKVPQHDRKDMLYDFDEHFTVGIENGKTEEEVVEELGDPHLIAKDLIADYQMIRAEKGPSVPNTSRMVFATIGLSFFNLVFLLGPVIGLIGVYFSLCVTAFSFTVSPLLAVLWGIFTGFEDFMIQFFMSVTLCGIGILLSIAIIHIGKFSYKIMLRYAKFNIKVMKGGKIS, encoded by the coding sequence ATGAAAAGGAATGAATTCATGAAAAAACTGGAGGCCTATCTTGCGAAGGTTCCTCAACATGATCGAAAAGATATGCTTTATGATTTTGACGAGCATTTTACAGTGGGAATAGAAAATGGAAAAACAGAAGAAGAAGTCGTAGAGGAACTCGGAGATCCTCATCTCATTGCCAAGGATTTAATTGCGGATTATCAGATGATAAGGGCAGAAAAAGGACCATCTGTTCCTAATACATCCCGTATGGTCTTCGCAACGATAGGTTTAAGCTTTTTTAACCTAGTATTTCTGCTAGGACCAGTCATTGGGCTGATTGGAGTATATTTTAGCCTATGTGTAACGGCATTTTCATTCACAGTCTCTCCATTGTTGGCTGTGCTTTGGGGAATTTTCACGGGTTTTGAGGACTTTATGATTCAGTTTTTTATGTCCGTTACTTTATGCGGCATTGGAATTTTACTAAGTATAGCTATCATTCATATCGGGAAATTTTCTTACAAAATCATGCTGCGATATGCAAAATTTAATATAAAAGTGATGAAAGGAGGGAAAATATCATGA
- a CDS encoding GAF domain-containing protein translates to MFQTTSYTGKKTENYQLVIKQLRALLAGESNQVANLSNASALLNQFLDRINWVGFYLAEGEELILGPFQGLPACVRIPFGKGVCGTAASERKTQRIADVHSFPGHIACDAASQSEIVVPLLKDGRLIGVLDIDSPETNRFDETDEEMLEAFATALVEYL, encoded by the coding sequence ATGTTTCAAACAACTAGTTATACAGGGAAAAAAACAGAAAACTATCAACTCGTTATTAAACAATTGCGAGCGCTGCTCGCAGGAGAAAGCAATCAAGTCGCTAATTTAAGCAATGCTTCCGCCTTATTAAACCAGTTTCTCGACCGCATAAATTGGGTCGGCTTTTATTTAGCTGAAGGGGAAGAGCTTATACTCGGTCCTTTTCAGGGTCTTCCAGCATGTGTGCGCATTCCATTTGGCAAAGGTGTATGCGGGACAGCGGCCAGTGAAAGAAAAACGCAAAGAATTGCAGATGTTCATTCCTTTCCAGGCCATATTGCATGCGATGCTGCCTCTCAATCTGAAATTGTTGTCCCCTTGCTAAAAGACGGGCGTTTGATTGGCGTACTTGATATTGATAGCCCGGAAACAAACCGTTTTGATGAAACAGACGAAGAAATGCTTGAAGCTTTTGCGACTGCTTTAGTCGAATACTTGTGA
- the hisJ gene encoding histidinol-phosphatase HisJ — MKRDGHIHTPFCPHGTKDSLNSYIEEAINQGFSQLTFTEHAPLPFGFVDSTPTKDSGMKRSDLDAYFSALQQVKQEYATDVAIQIGLEVDYIEGFEKETSIFLNEYGPLLDDSVLSVHFLKEQSNWYCLDYSVDLFGEMIKIFGSTTVLYRKYFETVQRSVEEDLGPFKPKRIGHLTLVHKFQHRFPCEADFSAEIENLLTTIKANGYEIDFNGAGLMKPFCLESYPPLEVAQKAREMGIPLVYGSDAHQSKDIGQGYKEMFPLQEQAVPRP, encoded by the coding sequence ATGAAAAGAGACGGACACATTCACACACCTTTTTGTCCTCACGGAACGAAGGATTCGCTGAACAGCTACATTGAGGAAGCAATTAACCAAGGTTTTTCCCAGCTCACTTTCACTGAACACGCTCCCTTGCCCTTCGGCTTTGTAGATAGTACGCCTACAAAGGACAGCGGAATGAAACGAAGCGATTTAGATGCCTACTTTTCTGCTTTGCAGCAAGTAAAACAAGAGTATGCAACCGATGTAGCTATCCAAATCGGACTGGAAGTTGATTATATTGAGGGCTTCGAAAAAGAAACGTCCATTTTTTTGAATGAGTATGGTCCACTTCTTGATGACTCTGTTTTGTCTGTTCACTTTTTAAAAGAGCAATCTAACTGGTACTGTCTTGATTATAGCGTGGATTTATTTGGAGAAATGATAAAAATCTTTGGATCGACTACTGTTCTATATAGAAAGTATTTTGAAACTGTACAGCGCTCTGTTGAAGAGGATCTCGGCCCATTCAAACCGAAGCGAATTGGCCATTTGACGCTCGTGCATAAATTTCAACACCGCTTCCCGTGCGAAGCAGACTTCAGCGCTGAAATAGAAAACCTCTTAACAACGATAAAAGCCAATGGCTATGAAATTGACTTTAACGGCGCTGGTCTGATGAAACCGTTCTGCCTGGAATCTTATCCACCGTTAGAAGTTGCCCAAAAAGCCCGGGAAATGGGCATCCCGCTTGTATACGGGTCAGATGCTCATCAATCTAAGGATATCGGACAAGGCTACAAAGAAATGTTCCCTCTGCAAGAGCAAGCCGTTCCTCGTCCATAA
- the thiI gene encoding tRNA uracil 4-sulfurtransferase ThiI: MNYDRVLIRYGELSTKGRNRKQFITKLKRNILLALKEFAGIKIELSHDRMFIHLNDVPFEAIRDRLSHVFGIQSFSPVVRTAQDIEEMKVAALELVKRNFSAGKTFKVSARRSDKQFELDTNEINYAIGSHVLRNIEDLTVDVKHPDINLLVEVRKGGVFLSCEKYPGAAGLPSGASGRAMLLLSGGIDSPVAGYFMLKRGVEIEAIHFHSPPYTSERAKQKVIDLAERLTAFGAEIKLHIVPFTAIQQKIQEQVPENYTMTSTRRMMLAIADKIRQKRGGLAIATGESLGQVASQTLESMRAINDVTSTPVLRPLIAMDKLDIIDIARKIGTHDISILPYEDCCTIFTPPSPKTRPKLEKVQHFESFVNFEEMIDQAIEEMETIQLPQEKTASEFLDLL, translated from the coding sequence ATGAATTACGACCGCGTATTAATTCGATACGGTGAGCTTTCTACGAAAGGACGTAATCGTAAACAATTCATAACTAAATTAAAAAGAAATATTTTGTTGGCTTTAAAAGAATTTGCGGGAATAAAGATTGAATTAAGTCATGATCGGATGTTTATCCATTTAAATGACGTACCGTTCGAAGCGATAAGGGATCGGCTAAGTCACGTGTTTGGCATCCAATCATTCAGCCCTGTGGTCCGTACAGCCCAGGATATCGAAGAGATGAAAGTAGCTGCTCTTGAACTCGTTAAACGAAATTTTAGTGCAGGAAAAACATTTAAAGTATCTGCCCGCCGTTCCGATAAGCAATTTGAGTTGGATACGAATGAAATTAATTACGCTATTGGCAGCCACGTACTCAGGAACATCGAAGACTTAACTGTGGATGTTAAACACCCTGATATTAATCTGCTTGTAGAGGTTCGCAAGGGAGGCGTCTTTTTATCATGTGAGAAGTATCCAGGGGCTGCTGGACTGCCGTCAGGGGCAAGCGGAAGAGCAATGCTTTTGCTTTCTGGAGGAATTGATAGCCCTGTAGCTGGCTATTTCATGTTAAAGAGAGGGGTAGAAATCGAAGCTATTCATTTTCACAGCCCGCCATATACGAGTGAGCGAGCAAAGCAGAAGGTGATTGATTTAGCTGAGAGGCTGACTGCATTTGGAGCGGAAATCAAGCTTCATATCGTTCCTTTTACCGCCATTCAGCAAAAAATTCAAGAGCAAGTGCCCGAGAATTATACGATGACCTCAACAAGACGCATGATGCTAGCCATTGCCGACAAAATTCGTCAGAAACGTGGTGGACTGGCCATTGCAACCGGTGAAAGTCTCGGACAAGTGGCAAGTCAGACGCTTGAGAGCATGAGAGCCATTAATGATGTAACATCTACACCGGTACTACGTCCGCTCATTGCAATGGACAAGCTTGATATTATCGATATAGCCAGAAAAATAGGCACTCATGACATTTCGATTTTGCCTTATGAAGATTGCTGCACAATTTTTACACCACCATCTCCAAAAACACGGCCAAAGCTTGAAAAAGTACAGCATTTCGAGAGCTTCGTTAACTTTGAAGAGATGATTGATCAAGCGATAGAAGAAATGGAAACAATTCAGCTTCCTCAAGAAAAAACAGCCAGTGAGTTTTTGGATTTGCTGTAA
- a CDS encoding DUF4097 family beta strand repeat-containing protein: MKKLVIVAFALIIIGLVGTASSLYFSDIHLLEPVKWKEEQTVEASSIDKIDIDSAAVDTIIEKGNSDRVKVELIGKESRKRDGEYDLVIDEDRDTLKVKVKHHIKWGITFYSHVQLHVKLPEKMYKSIALKTTSGDITLEDGQANKATFQSNSGDLIIKETVLKEELNAETTSGDIEGENNHAYNLSLKSGSGDISIDHTKVEKQVKIQGESGAIIANQLDAEKSDLSVKSGDINLKDISGKVLAKAQSGDIEIRPNEQAGNVNLETSSGTVLVDTSQNLLPFSIDFKAGSGEASIRASNVTYTTKEEHRVIGKIANGKLQLIVRTKSGDFQLK; encoded by the coding sequence ATGAAAAAACTGGTTATTGTTGCATTTGCACTAATTATCATAGGACTGGTCGGCACAGCCTCTTCACTTTACTTTTCAGATATACACTTGCTTGAACCTGTTAAATGGAAGGAAGAGCAAACGGTTGAAGCCAGTTCAATAGACAAAATCGATATCGATTCGGCTGCTGTTGATACTATAATTGAAAAAGGAAATAGTGATCGTGTGAAAGTTGAATTAATTGGAAAAGAAAGCAGGAAAAGAGACGGAGAATATGATCTAGTCATTGATGAGGATCGTGATACATTGAAAGTTAAGGTGAAGCATCATATCAAGTGGGGAATTACCTTCTATAGCCATGTTCAATTGCATGTAAAACTACCAGAAAAAATGTATAAATCCATTGCCTTAAAGACTACATCGGGTGATATTACGTTGGAAGACGGTCAGGCAAACAAGGCGACATTCCAATCCAATTCGGGAGACCTAATCATTAAAGAGACTGTTTTAAAGGAAGAATTGAACGCTGAAACAACCAGCGGAGATATTGAGGGCGAAAACAATCATGCATACAACCTGTCACTCAAAAGTGGCAGTGGAGATATTTCAATAGATCATACGAAAGTTGAAAAACAGGTAAAGATACAAGGGGAAAGCGGAGCTATTATAGCCAATCAATTAGACGCAGAAAAATCTGATCTGTCGGTTAAATCAGGAGATATTAACCTTAAGGATATAAGTGGAAAAGTTTTAGCGAAAGCACAGTCTGGAGACATCGAGATTCGTCCTAATGAGCAAGCAGGCAACGTGAATTTAGAAACATCGAGTGGTACTGTCCTTGTAGATACAAGTCAAAATTTGTTGCCGTTTTCCATTGATTTTAAAGCCGGATCCGGGGAGGCCAGCATTCGTGCATCTAATGTGACTTACACAACGAAGGAAGAGCATCGAGTGATCGGGAAAATTGCCAATGGAAAACTGCAGCTTATCGTACGAACCAAATCAGGAGACTTCCAGCTAAAATAG
- a CDS encoding acyl--CoA ligase, with translation MKREDLLAPEKYNIVMEVEKFAKDPDRLALKWENEAGEKKEITYAQLIKNVNKIGNAFLASGLKKGDPILIMVPRLIEAYEVFLAALKTGLIIIPSAELLRTKDLNYRIEHAGVRGVVCYAPFTEQFKQVEKIKELTAFSFGGKVEGWINLEEKMAEASNELEIVDTSKDDIAFLPYTSGTTGNPKGVVHTHAWGYAHLKTAAPNWLGIKEGDTVWATAGPGWQKWTWSPFMSVLGSGATGFVYNGKFEPKKYLELLEQNKINVLCCTPTEYRLMVKVDNLADYDLSSLHSAVSAGEPLNREVIDTFRKYFNVDVRDGYGQTESTLVIGVLKGMEVKPGSMGKPTPGNRVEIINDEGEPVGAGVVGDIAVHIDTPALFKQYYKDPERTAMQFRGDYYLTGDKAKKDGDGYYWFEGRGDDIIISSGYTIGPFEVEDALVKHPDVKECAVVASPDEIRGHIVKAFVVLQEGVDAKDPQLVEKLQNHVKELTAPYKYPRKIEFVEDLPKTTSGKIRRIELRQAEQQVKS, from the coding sequence ATGAAAAGAGAAGACTTGCTTGCACCTGAAAAATATAACATCGTCATGGAAGTAGAAAAATTTGCAAAAGACCCCGATCGACTGGCGCTAAAGTGGGAGAATGAAGCCGGGGAAAAAAAGGAAATTACATATGCTCAATTAATAAAAAATGTAAATAAGATTGGAAACGCTTTCCTTGCGAGCGGATTAAAAAAGGGTGATCCGATTCTTATTATGGTGCCGCGTTTAATTGAAGCATACGAGGTGTTTCTTGCCGCCTTAAAAACAGGCCTGATTATTATCCCAAGTGCAGAATTGCTGCGTACTAAAGATTTAAATTATCGTATCGAGCATGCTGGTGTACGAGGGGTTGTCTGCTACGCGCCATTTACCGAGCAATTTAAACAAGTAGAAAAGATAAAAGAATTAACTGCCTTTTCATTCGGAGGAAAGGTAGAAGGATGGATAAACCTTGAGGAAAAGATGGCCGAAGCTTCCAATGAGTTGGAAATCGTTGACACATCGAAAGACGACATTGCCTTTCTTCCTTACACATCAGGTACAACCGGCAATCCTAAAGGTGTCGTTCATACGCATGCATGGGGGTATGCGCATCTTAAAACAGCAGCGCCAAACTGGCTCGGTATCAAAGAGGGAGATACTGTTTGGGCCACTGCAGGCCCAGGTTGGCAAAAGTGGACATGGAGCCCGTTTATGTCCGTTCTTGGTTCAGGAGCTACAGGATTTGTATACAATGGAAAATTCGAACCGAAAAAATATCTGGAGCTGCTTGAGCAAAATAAAATCAATGTATTGTGCTGTACACCAACCGAATACCGACTCATGGTGAAAGTAGATAACTTGGCAGACTATGATTTATCAAGCCTTCATAGTGCTGTGTCCGCTGGTGAACCGTTAAACCGCGAAGTCATTGACACGTTCCGAAAATATTTTAACGTTGACGTGCGAGATGGGTATGGCCAGACAGAGAGTACACTTGTAATTGGTGTATTAAAAGGAATGGAAGTCAAACCTGGATCCATGGGAAAACCAACGCCGGGCAACCGTGTAGAGATTATTAACGATGAAGGAGAGCCTGTAGGGGCAGGGGTCGTAGGAGATATTGCTGTTCACATCGATACACCGGCTCTATTTAAACAATATTATAAAGATCCAGAAAGAACGGCTATGCAATTTAGGGGAGATTACTACTTAACTGGTGATAAAGCTAAAAAAGATGGGGACGGCTACTATTGGTTTGAAGGGCGCGGAGATGACATTATTATCAGTTCAGGCTATACGATCGGACCATTTGAAGTAGAGGACGCGCTCGTTAAGCATCCGGATGTTAAAGAGTGTGCCGTTGTTGCCAGTCCGGATGAAATTCGTGGCCACATCGTTAAAGCATTTGTTGTCTTGCAAGAAGGGGTGGATGCAAAAGATCCTCAATTGGTGGAAAAGCTGCAAAACCATGTCAAGGAATTAACCGCTCCGTATAAGTATCCTAGAAAGATAGAATTCGTTGAAGACTTGCCTAAAACTACTTCCGGAAAAATTCGCCGCATTGAATTGCGTCAGGCCGAACAGCAAGTGAAAAGTTAA
- a CDS encoding diguanylate cyclase → MNQRYESKWAISWKALLYDLMAGFRGALFDVEQLQKEWLRLVSRQFRTSQLYLFNASSQEKLDWTREQKEALSQAFTQPYLFCKEEIDGWPLPAAYNVGFRLTGFCKEKNTYLFLRADKEVMAVLTEEDLLFFTEESSRLIEWANYVHVMEGRVNRYKELFNVTGRLHSSTDIEFVLKEIITTLQKIFPLCSYHFLMAMEGSYTGLPVTHFNFDEVSEAGMASYTNGTIQVDDISKILYAPLIGKQGVYGVLKVNFSEEKNIPETKKEFIRMLANAGGGAIEKVMLYDQSRQLNSDLQLINDASHELNSSLRFSDVTNFLHSQIIRSFNACAVGFIFFNGKETETLPGSSSFFYEMEGKELIHFTAEKLIKDKEAFFIGELANKLERDCLTFHAMMAVPMEQGNELRGFCIVLKKEPYSFTFEMYKLLQSLIHHSTLALANAMLREKLEEMVITDHLTHLYSRNYLDQLLQKSVEKDEKGVFLLMDIDNFKKVNDTYGHQTGDEILIQVAQILKTAIRQEDVAARWGGEELAVYLPNCSLEEGTMTAKRIISEVAENTKPAVTISCGLSCWSKANPPSKKQLFNYADTALYKAKEAGKNRVAIGYCCL, encoded by the coding sequence ATGAATCAGCGTTATGAAAGCAAGTGGGCGATAAGCTGGAAAGCATTGCTATATGACTTGATGGCCGGCTTCCGGGGTGCTTTATTCGATGTAGAACAACTTCAGAAGGAATGGCTTCGCCTCGTCAGCAGACAGTTTCGCACGTCTCAACTGTACTTGTTTAATGCAAGTAGCCAAGAGAAGTTAGACTGGACTAGAGAACAAAAGGAGGCGTTGAGCCAGGCTTTTACACAGCCATACCTTTTTTGTAAGGAAGAAATAGACGGATGGCCGCTACCTGCTGCCTACAATGTAGGATTTCGACTAACAGGTTTTTGTAAAGAAAAAAACACTTATTTATTCTTGCGGGCGGATAAGGAGGTAATGGCCGTCCTTACAGAAGAGGATTTGTTGTTTTTTACGGAAGAAAGCAGCCGCTTAATTGAATGGGCGAACTATGTCCATGTGATGGAAGGAAGAGTCAATAGATATAAAGAGTTGTTTAATGTAACAGGAAGATTGCATTCCTCTACAGACATTGAATTTGTGCTGAAAGAAATCATTACCACCTTACAGAAGATTTTCCCGCTATGTTCCTATCATTTCCTTATGGCAATGGAGGGATCCTATACCGGCCTGCCAGTAACTCACTTTAATTTTGATGAAGTAAGTGAAGCGGGGATGGCCTCATATACAAATGGAACAATCCAAGTTGATGATATTTCGAAGATTCTCTATGCTCCTTTAATTGGCAAACAGGGAGTATATGGTGTACTGAAAGTGAATTTTTCCGAAGAAAAAAATATCCCTGAGACAAAAAAAGAATTTATCCGTATGCTCGCTAACGCAGGAGGAGGCGCCATTGAGAAAGTAATGCTATATGATCAATCGCGACAGCTTAATTCAGATTTGCAGTTAATTAATGATGCATCCCACGAATTAAACTCCAGCTTGCGCTTTTCCGATGTCACTAATTTTTTACACTCTCAAATCATTCGTTCCTTTAACGCTTGTGCCGTTGGCTTTATTTTTTTTAATGGAAAAGAAACAGAAACATTGCCGGGCAGCAGTTCTTTTTTTTACGAGATGGAAGGAAAAGAACTCATTCATTTTACTGCTGAGAAGCTGATAAAAGATAAAGAAGCTTTTTTTATTGGTGAATTGGCGAATAAGCTAGAAAGGGACTGCTTGACTTTCCATGCGATGATGGCTGTTCCTATGGAACAGGGGAATGAGCTGAGAGGATTTTGTATCGTATTAAAAAAAGAGCCATATAGCTTTACGTTTGAAATGTATAAGCTTTTGCAGTCACTGATCCATCATTCTACACTTGCCTTAGCCAATGCCATGCTCAGAGAAAAATTAGAAGAAATGGTTATTACTGACCATCTAACACATTTATATTCAAGAAACTATTTAGATCAATTGCTTCAAAAGTCCGTTGAGAAAGATGAGAAGGGTGTCTTTTTGTTAATGGATATTGATAATTTTAAAAAGGTTAATGACACATACGGGCATCAAACTGGAGATGAGATACTCATTCAAGTTGCTCAAATTTTGAAAACGGCTATTCGGCAAGAAGACGTAGCTGCCCGTTGGGGAGGAGAGGAGCTGGCTGTCTATTTGCCCAATTGCTCTTTAGAGGAAGGGACGATGACAGCTAAAAGAATCATAAGTGAAGTAGCAGAAAATACTAAGCCTGCAGTCACTATTTCCTGTGGATTATCCTGTTGGTCAAAGGCGAATCCTCCCTCCAAAAAACAATTATTTAATTATGCCGATACGGCCTTATATAAAGCGAAGGAAGCTGGAAAGAACAGAGTGGCTATCGGCTATTGCTGTTTATAG
- a CDS encoding PadR family transcriptional regulator, which produces MNVQFKKGVLELCVLILIKSKDQYGYELAQSISGKIEVAEGTLYPLLRRLTKEDLLTTYLLESTEGPPRKYYSITAKGIDYMNSLIQEWQQFSNAVNQFIEEGMKNEKE; this is translated from the coding sequence TTGAACGTACAATTTAAAAAAGGTGTTTTAGAATTGTGTGTTTTGATTTTAATCAAATCAAAGGACCAGTACGGATATGAATTAGCACAAAGTATTTCCGGGAAAATTGAAGTGGCTGAAGGAACACTTTACCCATTATTGAGACGATTAACAAAGGAGGACCTCTTAACAACTTATCTTTTAGAGTCAACAGAGGGGCCGCCAAGAAAATATTATTCAATTACAGCAAAAGGAATCGATTATATGAATAGTTTAATTCAAGAATGGCAGCAATTTTCAAATGCAGTGAATCAGTTCATTGAGGAGGGGATGAAAAATGAAAAGGAATGA
- the ezrA gene encoding septation ring formation regulator EzrA — protein sequence MKFIIAAILIAAILVIIAYFNRKKIYKEINMLEKRKTEIMNRPVTDELAKVKRLNMTGQTEELFDRWRQTWDEVLAVDLADVEEKLFESEERLDQFRFGKAKEINETIVSRLEEAEQKVEGILTELDELIGSEENNREESEELKEKRRSARKQLLAHRHTFGKAASVLEIQLDALSSEFDKFEELTNEGNYLAAREIILKLTHDMDTILHKMEVIPVLMAETTNLLPAQLNEIESGYKEMKQKGYLLDHLQIEKEVASLRQQLSLYKDFIIKTETNEVEVGIQDVKENIEFFYELLEKEVDAKHFLVKNEKATREQLDNVRTANEELQAETEHVRQSYQLAKDEWVVPQKLEEDIFRLVKRYDLLEARITEQNTAYSFLHEELQELQSQLEELQKEQASFSRFLKTLRKDEMAARESLAELRKKINEIFRMVNKSNMPGVPGFYQSLTEETTERIGEVVQALNEKPLNMKAVQEKLSEAVSSVSNLERKTEEVIEQAELAERIIQYGNRYKRSHPAISDQLYEAERAFRNYDYRSALEEAATAIDKVDPKGLKQLEDMMNKK from the coding sequence ATGAAATTCATCATTGCTGCGATTTTAATAGCAGCCATTTTAGTGATTATCGCCTATTTTAATAGAAAAAAAATATACAAAGAAATTAATATGTTAGAAAAAAGGAAAACGGAAATTATGAATCGGCCAGTCACTGACGAATTGGCTAAAGTGAAGCGCCTTAACATGACGGGTCAGACGGAAGAACTTTTCGACCGTTGGCGGCAAACATGGGACGAGGTGCTTGCTGTCGATTTAGCCGACGTTGAAGAAAAGTTATTTGAATCAGAAGAACGATTGGATCAATTCAGATTTGGCAAAGCAAAAGAGATCAATGAAACCATCGTCAGCAGGCTAGAAGAGGCTGAACAGAAAGTGGAAGGCATCCTGACCGAGCTGGATGAATTAATTGGCAGTGAGGAGAATAACCGTGAAGAGAGTGAAGAACTGAAAGAAAAGCGCCGGTCGGCAAGAAAGCAGCTGCTTGCTCATCGCCACACATTTGGCAAAGCTGCATCCGTGCTTGAAATTCAGCTTGATGCTCTATCCTCGGAGTTTGATAAATTTGAAGAGCTGACTAATGAAGGAAACTATCTGGCAGCTAGGGAGATCATTTTAAAGCTGACTCATGATATGGATACCATTTTACATAAGATGGAAGTTATTCCGGTGTTGATGGCTGAAACAACGAATTTGTTGCCGGCACAGTTAAATGAAATTGAATCTGGCTACAAAGAAATGAAGCAAAAGGGCTATTTGCTTGACCATTTGCAGATTGAAAAAGAAGTTGCCAGCTTGCGTCAGCAGCTTTCTCTTTATAAAGATTTTATTATTAAAACGGAGACGAACGAAGTAGAAGTGGGAATTCAAGATGTAAAAGAAAACATAGAATTCTTTTATGAGCTGCTTGAGAAAGAAGTCGACGCCAAGCACTTTCTTGTGAAAAATGAGAAGGCAACGAGGGAGCAGTTAGACAATGTGCGGACTGCCAATGAAGAGTTGCAGGCGGAGACGGAACATGTGCGACAAAGCTATCAGCTAGCAAAAGATGAATGGGTCGTCCCTCAAAAGCTGGAAGAAGATATTTTTCGCCTTGTAAAGCGGTACGATTTATTAGAAGCCAGAATTACCGAACAGAATACGGCCTATTCTTTTTTACATGAAGAATTACAAGAACTGCAATCTCAACTTGAAGAGCTGCAAAAAGAACAAGCGAGTTTTAGCCGCTTCTTAAAAACATTGCGCAAGGATGAGATGGCTGCCCGTGAAAGTCTGGCGGAGCTCCGCAAGAAGATCAATGAAATCTTTCGTATGGTCAATAAAAGCAACATGCCAGGCGTACCGGGGTTTTATCAGTCGTTAACAGAAGAAACAACAGAGCGTATTGGCGAGGTTGTACAGGCATTAAATGAAAAGCCATTAAATATGAAAGCCGTTCAGGAAAAACTAAGTGAGGCGGTTTCCTCTGTAAGCAACCTCGAGCGTAAAACAGAGGAAGTGATCGAGCAAGCCGAGCTTGCTGAGCGTATTATCCAATACGGAAACAGATATAAGCGTTCCCATCCGGCTATCAGTGATCAGCTTTACGAGGCAGAACGTGCTTTTCGCAATTATGACTATCGCTCTGCTCTTGAAGAAGCGGCTACAGCGATCGATAAAGTTGATCCAAAAGGGTTGAAACAGCTTGAGGATATGATGAATAAAAAATAA